One Antiquaquibacter oligotrophicus genomic region harbors:
- a CDS encoding glycoside hydrolase family 3 C-terminal domain-containing protein, with amino-acid sequence MTRLTLEQKAALVVGNGYWTTASAPGIPPIVMGDGPHGLRTQRETADNLGIGASLPATCYPPAVGLGSSWNRSLTERVARAIADEAIEQGVDLVLGPGVNIKRSPLCGRNFEYFSEDPYVSGQLGAAWVRGAQSLGVGASVKHFAANNQETARMTVSAEVDDRTLREIYLPAFEHIVRTEKPATVMCSYNRVNGVAAAENYWLLTELLREEWGFDGLVLSDWGAVDNAVPALEAGLDLEMPGPQRDSRDAILAAVRSGELDESVLDRAVARLSSLVEHVHSRGHRGDHLSLAERQRLARDAAIESIVLLRNERGLLPLRPGTRVAVIGEFARTPRFQGAGSSQVNPTNVEAALPAMEQLADVTFSPGYYLDERDNTSLIEDAVRSARDADVAVLFIGLPPMEESEGFDRDHLDLPADQLALIAAVAAATANTVVVLSNGGVVTVEPWHDSVASIVEGWLLGQAGGPAVADVLFGVAAPSGRLAESIPFRLQDNPSYLNFPGENDVVRYGEGVFVGYRYYESAEVAVRYPFGFGLGYTDFEFSDLVATRSSASVRVTNTGDRAGSHVVQLYVAPAPSHVSRPRRELKGFEKVTLGPGESAVVDFVLDSRSFAYWDTLTGGWLVPGGQYSVEIGHNARDIALRADVRLPAPPPRRLSLDSRVSELIEHPVTGPVLSFAMRRAENANELGGNLFDMVATVPVRRLLRFPGVGEQMRQLPLLLSLANNPVIRAVASWFGKRRRP; translated from the coding sequence ATGACGCGGCTCACGCTCGAGCAGAAAGCTGCCCTCGTCGTGGGCAACGGCTACTGGACGACGGCGTCGGCTCCGGGCATCCCTCCCATCGTCATGGGTGACGGGCCGCACGGGCTTCGGACTCAACGCGAGACCGCGGACAACCTGGGCATCGGCGCGAGCCTCCCTGCGACCTGCTACCCACCAGCGGTGGGACTCGGGTCCAGTTGGAACAGGTCGCTCACCGAGCGGGTCGCCCGGGCCATCGCCGACGAGGCGATCGAGCAGGGTGTCGATCTTGTGCTGGGGCCGGGTGTCAACATCAAACGTTCGCCACTGTGCGGCCGCAACTTCGAGTACTTCTCCGAGGACCCCTACGTCAGCGGCCAGCTCGGCGCCGCGTGGGTGAGGGGCGCGCAGTCCCTCGGCGTTGGCGCATCCGTCAAACACTTCGCGGCCAACAACCAGGAGACCGCGCGCATGACGGTGAGCGCGGAGGTCGACGACCGAACCCTGCGCGAGATCTACCTGCCGGCCTTCGAGCACATCGTGCGAACGGAGAAGCCCGCGACGGTGATGTGCTCGTACAACCGCGTCAACGGTGTCGCCGCGGCGGAGAATTACTGGCTGCTCACCGAACTCCTCCGCGAGGAGTGGGGTTTCGACGGGCTCGTGCTCTCCGATTGGGGTGCCGTCGACAACGCGGTGCCCGCTCTCGAGGCTGGACTCGACCTCGAGATGCCCGGCCCCCAACGCGATTCGCGTGACGCGATCCTGGCCGCCGTGCGGTCGGGCGAGCTCGATGAGTCGGTACTCGACCGTGCCGTCGCCCGGCTGAGCTCACTCGTCGAGCACGTGCACTCCCGCGGCCACCGCGGCGACCACCTCTCGCTCGCCGAACGGCAGAGGCTGGCACGGGATGCCGCGATCGAATCGATCGTGCTGCTGCGCAACGAGCGAGGACTGCTGCCGCTTCGCCCCGGCACACGCGTTGCCGTCATCGGCGAATTCGCACGCACTCCCCGGTTTCAGGGCGCGGGAAGCTCCCAGGTGAACCCCACAAATGTCGAGGCTGCGCTGCCCGCCATGGAGCAACTCGCGGACGTCACCTTCTCACCCGGTTACTACCTCGACGAGCGTGACAACACCAGTCTCATCGAGGATGCCGTCCGTTCCGCCCGGGACGCCGACGTCGCTGTGCTCTTCATCGGGCTCCCGCCCATGGAGGAGTCAGAAGGGTTCGATCGCGACCACCTCGATCTGCCGGCCGACCAACTCGCGCTCATCGCTGCTGTCGCGGCAGCCACCGCCAACACGGTGGTCGTGTTGAGCAACGGCGGCGTCGTCACGGTGGAGCCGTGGCACGACTCGGTAGCGTCCATCGTGGAGGGCTGGCTCCTCGGGCAGGCCGGAGGCCCGGCGGTAGCCGACGTGCTGTTCGGGGTGGCCGCACCCTCGGGTCGCCTCGCGGAGAGCATCCCGTTCCGCCTTCAGGACAACCCGAGTTACCTCAACTTCCCGGGCGAGAACGACGTCGTGCGCTACGGCGAGGGGGTCTTCGTCGGCTACCGCTACTACGAGAGCGCCGAGGTCGCCGTGCGCTACCCGTTCGGGTTCGGGCTCGGCTACACCGATTTCGAGTTCAGCGACCTCGTCGCGACACGCAGTTCGGCGTCGGTTCGTGTCACCAACACGGGTGATCGCGCGGGCAGCCATGTCGTCCAGCTGTACGTAGCTCCGGCGCCATCGCACGTCTCTCGCCCGCGCCGTGAACTCAAGGGCTTCGAGAAGGTGACGCTCGGGCCCGGGGAGTCGGCCGTCGTCGACTTCGTGTTGGATTCGCGAAGCTTCGCCTACTGGGACACCCTCACGGGTGGTTGGCTCGTGCCCGGTGGCCAGTACTCGGTGGAGATCGGGCACAACGCTCGCGACATTGCCCTGCGCGCCGACGTTCGGTTGCCAGCGCCCCCTCCTCGGCGGTTGTCACTGGATTCGCGTGTGAGCGAGTTGATCGAGCATCCGGTGACGGGGCCCGTGCTGTCCTTCGCCATGCGCCGAGCGGAGAACGCGAACGAACTCGGCGGCAACCTCTTCGACATGGTCGCGACCGTGCCGGTGCGTCGACTGCTGCGGTTCCCCGGTGTTGGCGAGCAGATGCGTCAGTTGCCCCTGCTGCTGTCGCTCGCGAACAACCCCGTCATTCGCGCGGTAGCGAGCTGGTTCGGCAAGCGCAGACGCCCGTGA
- a CDS encoding glutamyl-tRNA reductase, translating to MLLCLSSHHQNASFDLLDRLSTVAEQTTIDLVAATDFVSGAVVLATCNRFEAYLDIDEPLTAATAVASMSLLEALSDASGIPLPELRASVQVHEGTDVAAHLFAVTSGLESVVVGEDEIAGQVAGALSRARRDRTTSRDLERLFQRATHTSRGVKNRTAVGGAGRSLVRLALELASSRIDDWSRMRVLLVGTGQYAATTVAALRQHGAEDIRVHSPSGRGAPFAAKYGLTVSDDFEVDVIITCTADIVLGVDRFPGRGQRLVIDLGLPRNIDPAVAFLPGVEMLDLETISLHAPLEQLTAHDDARAMVRDAAHQFAADTAAEPAVVALRTHIFDVLEDEVARAASPEVERALKHFASVLVHGPSVRARELAAEGRLDEFEAGLAAVFDVRPAVTSVIDTQEHSA from the coding sequence GTGCTTCTGTGTCTGAGCTCCCACCACCAGAACGCATCCTTCGACCTCCTCGACCGCCTCTCGACGGTGGCAGAGCAGACGACGATTGATCTCGTCGCGGCCACAGACTTCGTGAGCGGCGCTGTGGTGCTCGCCACGTGCAACCGGTTCGAGGCCTACCTCGACATCGATGAGCCACTCACGGCGGCGACCGCCGTCGCGAGCATGTCGCTCCTCGAGGCACTGAGCGATGCGAGTGGGATTCCGCTGCCCGAGTTGCGGGCATCCGTGCAGGTCCACGAGGGAACGGATGTCGCGGCTCACCTCTTCGCGGTGACCTCGGGCCTCGAATCCGTCGTCGTCGGCGAAGACGAGATCGCGGGCCAGGTTGCCGGAGCCCTCTCGCGTGCCCGGCGGGACCGCACAACCAGTCGTGACCTGGAGCGACTGTTCCAGCGCGCGACCCACACCAGTCGCGGCGTCAAAAACCGCACCGCGGTCGGGGGTGCCGGGCGCTCGCTCGTGCGCCTCGCGCTCGAACTCGCGTCCAGCCGCATCGACGACTGGTCGCGTATGCGGGTGCTCCTCGTGGGCACGGGACAGTACGCGGCGACCACGGTCGCGGCCCTCCGGCAGCACGGTGCGGAGGACATCCGCGTGCACTCGCCGAGTGGCCGTGGGGCTCCGTTCGCCGCGAAGTACGGCCTCACCGTGAGCGACGACTTCGAGGTGGACGTCATCATCACGTGCACCGCCGACATCGTGCTCGGCGTCGATCGCTTCCCGGGTCGTGGCCAGCGCCTCGTGATCGACCTGGGCCTGCCACGCAATATCGACCCCGCCGTCGCCTTCCTGCCGGGGGTCGAGATGCTCGACCTCGAGACCATCAGCCTCCACGCCCCCCTCGAACAACTCACCGCGCACGACGACGCGCGGGCGATGGTGCGGGATGCCGCACACCAGTTCGCCGCCGACACGGCCGCCGAACCCGCCGTTGTTGCCTTGCGCACCCACATCTTCGACGTGCTCGAGGACGAGGTAGCTCGCGCCGCGTCACCTGAAGTGGAGCGGGCGCTCAAACACTTCGCGAGTGTGCTCGTGCACGGTCCGTCCGTACGAGCACGAGAACTCGCCGCGGAGGGAAGGCTCGACGAGTTCGAGGCCGGACTCGCAGCGGTCTTCGACGTGCGGCCCGCCGTGACATCCGTCATCGATACGCAAGAGCACTCCGCCTAA